The following are from one region of the Noviherbaspirillum sedimenti genome:
- a CDS encoding bile acid:sodium symporter family protein: MIRPRFLPDNYVLALAGTVVLASFLPVQGMLAEAFDSITAVAVGLLFFLHGAKLSRESIVAGITHWRLHLAVLASTFLLIPLLGLALGPLFTRLVGPDLYLGILFLCVLPSTVQSSIALTSVARGNVPAAVCSASASNFFGIFLTPVLAGLVLSLHGESQSSLDSIFKIVVQLLLPFVAGHVARRWIGAWVAHNKTMLRFVDQGSILLVVYTAFSEAVVQGLWQQLPSGALAGLLLANAILLTLTIGITTWSSRRLGFSREDEVVMVFCGSKKSLASGVPIAKVLFAGSVVGVMVLPLMLFHQMQLMLCAVLANRYARRAAAAEAEAPVPVQPGHVAPGK, from the coding sequence ATGATCCGCCCTCGTTTTCTTCCTGATAATTACGTCCTCGCGCTGGCAGGCACCGTCGTCCTCGCCAGTTTCCTGCCGGTCCAGGGCATGCTTGCCGAGGCGTTCGACAGCATTACCGCCGTCGCTGTCGGCCTGCTGTTTTTCCTGCATGGCGCCAAGCTATCGCGGGAGTCGATTGTCGCTGGCATCACGCACTGGCGCCTGCACCTGGCCGTGCTGGCGTCCACCTTCCTGCTGATTCCGCTGCTGGGCCTTGCGCTCGGTCCGCTGTTCACACGCCTGGTCGGGCCGGATCTGTATCTCGGCATCCTGTTCCTGTGCGTCTTGCCGTCGACGGTGCAATCCTCGATCGCCCTGACTTCGGTTGCGCGCGGCAATGTGCCTGCGGCAGTATGCAGCGCATCGGCATCCAATTTTTTCGGCATTTTCCTGACCCCCGTGCTGGCCGGCCTGGTGCTGTCGCTGCATGGCGAGAGCCAGTCATCGCTCGATTCCATATTCAAGATCGTGGTGCAGCTTTTGCTGCCGTTTGTCGCAGGCCATGTGGCGCGGCGCTGGATCGGCGCCTGGGTTGCTCACAACAAGACCATGTTGCGTTTCGTTGACCAGGGCTCGATCCTGCTGGTGGTGTATACCGCCTTCAGCGAAGCGGTGGTGCAGGGGCTGTGGCAGCAACTGCCCTCGGGCGCGCTGGCTGGCCTGCTGCTTGCCAATGCCATCCTGCTCACGCTTACCATCGGCATCACGACCTGGTCGAGCCGCCGCCTTGGCTTCAGCCGCGAAGATGAAGTGGTCATGGTCTTCTGCGGTTCCAAGAAGAGCCTTGCCAGCGGAGTGCCGATTGCCAAAGTCCTGTTCGCCGGGAGTGTCGTGGGTGTGATGGTCTTGCCGCTCATGTTGTTCCACCAGATGCAGCTCATGCTCTGCGCGGTATTGGCCAATCGTTACGCACGCCGTGCCGCCGCCGCAGAAGCAGAAGCGCCAGTGCCGGTCCAGCCCGGCCACGTGGCGCCGGGCAAATGA
- a CDS encoding GntR family transcriptional regulator has product MSEAVEIAGARTRSRGGLAEEVCRKIADDIVLGRFQPNSRLDENTLAEMFGVSRTPVREALKQLAIMGLVDYRPNRGAIVAEMTAEQLDQLFEAIGELEAACARHAALRMTDDERASLCELHAQGRAAMQAGDMDSYDSLNRQLHAAIIQGAHNPVLSEMTVHLRNRAAPFRRSQFHNIERIGESFEEHSYILDAILARDAALAHRHMRLHLLSARKAVFHSLP; this is encoded by the coding sequence ATGAGCGAAGCCGTGGAAATCGCCGGCGCCCGTACCCGTTCGCGCGGCGGACTGGCCGAGGAGGTGTGCCGCAAGATCGCCGACGATATCGTGCTGGGGCGCTTCCAGCCGAACTCCAGGCTGGATGAAAACACGCTGGCCGAAATGTTCGGCGTGTCCCGCACGCCGGTGCGGGAGGCGCTCAAGCAGCTCGCCATCATGGGCCTGGTGGACTACCGCCCGAACCGTGGCGCCATTGTCGCGGAAATGACTGCGGAACAACTGGACCAGCTGTTCGAGGCCATCGGCGAACTCGAGGCGGCCTGCGCGCGCCATGCGGCGCTGCGCATGACCGACGACGAGCGCGCGTCCCTGTGCGAATTGCATGCGCAGGGACGCGCAGCGATGCAGGCCGGTGACATGGACAGCTACGATTCCCTCAATCGCCAACTGCATGCGGCCATCATCCAGGGCGCCCACAATCCAGTGCTCAGCGAGATGACGGTGCATCTGCGTAACCGGGCTGCGCCATTCCGGCGCAGCCAGTTCCACAACATCGAGCGTATCGGCGAATCATTCGAAGAGCATTCCTACATCCTCGACGCCATTCTGGCGCGCGACGCCGCGCTGGCCCATCGGCATATGCGCTTGCACCTGTTGTCGGCGCGCAAAGCCGTTTTTCACTCCCTGCCTTGA
- a CDS encoding ABC transporter ATP-binding protein produces MSTPLVSVRDLNVNFHGARKASALNQVSFDLEAGQVLGLLGESGSGKSVTLRTLLRLHPAATTRVDGSVLVDGLDVLALRGKALDSYRGGTASMVFQEPGLAFDPVYTIGQQIAECIRAHAVIDRQAANAEALRMLERVQIPQARRRLDAYPHELSGGMRQRAMIALALACKPRLLLADEPTTALDATVQIQILLLLRELQKETGMSVIFVTHDIGAAVEVADKIAVMYAGRIVEEGAVENIVQRPQHHYTAGLLAATVSADNRGKPLAAVPGSPPDLANLPAGCGFAPRCGHASARCRAEVPPMIDAAGTRLACWHPVTMMTEAA; encoded by the coding sequence ATGAGTACCCCCCTGGTATCCGTTCGCGACCTGAATGTGAACTTCCATGGCGCGCGCAAGGCAAGCGCGCTCAACCAGGTCAGCTTCGACCTCGAGGCCGGCCAGGTGCTGGGGCTGCTGGGCGAATCCGGCTCCGGAAAAAGCGTGACCTTGCGCACATTGCTGCGCCTGCATCCTGCTGCCACCACCCGTGTCGATGGTAGCGTCCTGGTGGATGGACTGGATGTCCTGGCCTTGCGCGGCAAGGCACTGGACAGCTATCGGGGCGGCACAGCATCGATGGTATTCCAGGAGCCGGGGCTTGCTTTCGACCCCGTATATACGATAGGCCAGCAGATTGCCGAATGCATCCGCGCACACGCAGTCATCGACCGTCAGGCCGCCAATGCCGAAGCGCTGCGCATGCTCGAGCGCGTGCAAATTCCGCAGGCGAGGCGTCGGCTTGACGCCTATCCTCATGAATTGTCGGGCGGCATGCGCCAGCGCGCCATGATTGCCCTGGCGCTTGCCTGCAAGCCCAGGCTGCTGCTGGCCGACGAGCCGACCACGGCGCTGGACGCCACGGTGCAGATCCAGATCCTGCTGCTGCTGCGCGAGCTGCAGAAAGAGACCGGCATGTCGGTGATTTTCGTCACCCACGATATTGGCGCGGCGGTAGAGGTCGCCGACAAGATTGCGGTCATGTATGCCGGCCGCATCGTCGAGGAAGGCGCGGTGGAGAATATCGTGCAGCGTCCGCAACATCACTATACCGCCGGACTGCTGGCGGCAACTGTCAGCGCGGACAACCGCGGCAAGCCACTGGCGGCGGTGCCGGGATCGCCGCCGGATCTTGCCAACCTGCCGGCGGGATGCGGCTTCGCGCCGCGCTGCGGCCATGCCAGCGCGCGCTGCCGCGCGGAAGTTCCGCCCATGATCGACGCCGCCGGGACGCGGCTGGCATGCTGGCATCCGGTCACGATGATGACGGAGGCAGCATGA
- a CDS encoding ABC transporter ATP-binding protein, with product MNIMKQPDLSRDDRGGPAQPLLVVRDLKKRFAVRGSVFERERKYVHAVDGVSFSVAKGKTLGIVGESGCGKSTTARLIARLMAPDSGFMIFDGDGVNEYGGMELKEFRRNLQMVFQDSFASLNPRLTIAETIAYGPRVHGVSAADANARARRLLARVGLEPDQFASRYPHELSGGQRQRVNIARALAFDPRLVVLDEAVAALDKSVQAQVLNLLQELKAEHSLTYLFISHDLHVVHYISDEVMVMYLGQVVEKGPVERIYGSAAHPYTRALLSAVPSMDPANRTERSPLSGDPPNPINPPSGCRFRDRCQFAQGVCAERMPALAETAPGNGHWVACHMNDVQSGFVEAKVEMIA from the coding sequence ATGAACATCATGAAACAGCCAGACTTATCCCGCGACGACCGTGGCGGGCCGGCCCAGCCTCTGCTGGTGGTGCGCGACCTGAAGAAGCGCTTCGCAGTGCGCGGCAGCGTCTTCGAACGGGAGCGCAAGTATGTGCATGCCGTTGATGGCGTGAGCTTTTCGGTGGCCAAGGGTAAAACCCTCGGCATCGTCGGCGAATCCGGTTGCGGAAAATCGACGACGGCGCGCCTGATTGCCCGCCTGATGGCGCCGGACAGCGGTTTCATGATATTCGACGGCGACGGCGTCAACGAATACGGCGGCATGGAACTCAAGGAATTCCGGCGCAACCTGCAGATGGTGTTCCAGGATTCGTTCGCCTCGCTGAACCCGCGCCTGACCATCGCCGAGACGATCGCCTACGGTCCCAGGGTGCACGGCGTGTCCGCCGCCGATGCCAATGCCAGGGCGCGCCGATTGCTGGCGCGGGTCGGTCTCGAACCGGACCAGTTCGCCTCACGCTATCCGCATGAACTTTCTGGCGGCCAGCGGCAACGCGTCAATATCGCCCGCGCGCTGGCGTTCGACCCGCGCCTGGTGGTGCTCGACGAGGCCGTAGCTGCCCTCGACAAGTCGGTGCAGGCGCAGGTGCTCAACCTGCTGCAGGAATTGAAGGCGGAACACTCGCTGACCTATCTGTTCATCTCGCATGACCTGCACGTGGTGCATTACATCAGCGACGAGGTGATGGTAATGTACCTCGGCCAGGTGGTGGAAAAAGGTCCGGTGGAACGTATCTACGGCAGCGCGGCGCATCCCTACACGCGCGCGCTGCTGTCGGCGGTGCCTTCGATGGATCCGGCCAATCGGACTGAGCGCTCGCCCCTGAGCGGCGATCCGCCGAACCCGATCAACCCGCCCAGCGGCTGCCGTTTTCGCGACCGCTGCCAGTTTGCCCAGGGCGTCTGCGCCGAGCGCATGCCCGCGCTGGCGGAAACCGCGCCCGGCAATGGCCATTGGGTGGCATGCCACATGAATGATGTACAGTCCGGATTTGTCGAGGCAAAAGTGGAGATGATTGCATGA
- a CDS encoding ABC transporter permease, with amino-acid sequence MSASLDIALPAQDAVRPPASRSYWTVVARQFCREPVALASAVILILIIGAAVFAPWLAPADPYKASMLNRLLPVGSEGYLLGTDELGRDLVSRLMYGGRLSLLMGVVPVLAAFVIGTSVGLMAGYVGGRLNTIIMRVLDIFYAFPSVLLAVAISGALGPGMSNSLIALTLVFVPQVVRIAESVTTQVRRLDYIEAARMSGASAFSIIRVHVLGNVLGPVFVYATGLLSVSMILGSGLSFLGLGVKPPEPEWGLMLNTLRSAIYSNPTVAAIPGALIFVTSIAFNLLADGLRSAMDIRK; translated from the coding sequence ATGTCTGCATCCCTCGATATCGCTTTGCCGGCGCAAGACGCTGTCAGGCCGCCGGCCAGCCGCAGTTACTGGACCGTGGTGGCCCGGCAGTTCTGCCGAGAGCCGGTTGCCCTTGCCAGCGCGGTGATCCTTATCCTGATCATTGGCGCTGCCGTGTTTGCGCCGTGGCTGGCGCCGGCAGACCCTTACAAGGCCAGCATGCTGAACCGTCTGCTGCCGGTGGGCAGCGAGGGCTACCTGCTGGGCACCGACGAGCTCGGCCGCGACCTGGTCTCCCGCCTGATGTACGGCGGCCGCCTGTCCCTGCTGATGGGCGTGGTGCCCGTGCTGGCGGCATTTGTCATCGGCACCTCGGTCGGTCTGATGGCCGGCTATGTCGGCGGCCGCCTGAACACGATCATCATGCGCGTGCTCGACATCTTCTACGCGTTCCCCTCGGTGCTCCTGGCCGTGGCCATTTCCGGCGCGCTCGGGCCTGGCATGAGCAATAGCCTGATTGCCCTGACGCTGGTGTTCGTGCCGCAGGTGGTGCGCATCGCCGAGAGCGTGACGACGCAGGTGCGCCGGCTCGATTACATCGAAGCGGCGCGCATGAGCGGCGCCAGCGCGTTCTCCATCATTCGCGTGCATGTGCTGGGCAACGTGCTCGGGCCGGTATTCGTGTATGCCACCGGTTTGCTGAGCGTCAGCATGATCCTCGGCTCCGGCCTGTCCTTTCTCGGCCTGGGCGTCAAGCCGCCGGAGCCGGAGTGGGGCCTGATGCTCAACACGCTGCGCTCGGCGATCTACAGCAATCCGACGGTCGCGGCAATTCCCGGCGCGCTCATTTTTGTCACCTCCATCGCCTTCAATCTACTCGCTGACGGCCTTCGCTCAGCCATGGATATCCGCAAATGA
- a CDS encoding ABC transporter permease, protein MLFYILKRFLYAIPIALGVTLVSFMLVYLAPGDPLNAIAPADAPADVIEALKSAYGLDRPVPVQYGVWLWRAVQGDLGTSIASGRAVNTEVMSAVSNTLLLAGIAGLVGVLAGCALGALAGYKNGGWIDRIATLISVVGVSIPHYWLGLVLTIIFSIWLDWFPAMGAGPGGSSEWRWDIEHMRHLVLPALTLSVIPMGIITRTVRALVADMLQQEFVTSLRARGLGGSRVFRHIAKNTAPTVLAVAGLQIGYLMGGSILVETVFAWPGTGFLLNTAIFQRDIPLLQGTILVLCMFFVALNLIVDILQPLLDPRMGRG, encoded by the coding sequence ATGTTGTTCTATATCCTTAAGCGTTTCTTGTACGCTATTCCGATCGCGCTGGGTGTGACGCTGGTGTCATTCATGCTGGTATATCTGGCGCCGGGCGACCCCTTGAATGCCATCGCGCCGGCGGATGCGCCGGCAGACGTGATTGAGGCGCTGAAAAGCGCGTACGGGCTCGACCGCCCGGTTCCGGTGCAGTATGGCGTCTGGCTATGGCGGGCGGTGCAGGGCGACCTCGGCACGTCGATTGCCTCCGGCCGTGCTGTCAACACCGAGGTCATGAGTGCGGTCAGCAATACCTTGCTGCTCGCTGGCATTGCCGGCCTGGTCGGCGTCCTGGCCGGCTGCGCGCTCGGCGCGCTGGCCGGCTACAAAAACGGCGGCTGGATCGACCGCATCGCGACCTTGATTTCGGTCGTTGGCGTCAGTATCCCCCACTACTGGCTGGGACTGGTTCTCACCATCATTTTCTCGATCTGGCTTGACTGGTTCCCGGCCATGGGCGCGGGGCCGGGCGGCTCTTCCGAATGGCGGTGGGATATCGAGCACATGCGCCATCTCGTGCTGCCGGCCTTGACGCTGTCGGTGATCCCGATGGGCATCATCACGCGCACGGTGCGTGCCCTGGTCGCCGACATGCTGCAACAGGAATTCGTGACTTCCCTGCGGGCGCGCGGTCTTGGCGGCAGCAGGGTATTTCGCCACATCGCCAAGAACACGGCACCCACCGTGCTGGCCGTGGCCGGCCTGCAGATCGGCTACCTGATGGGTGGTTCGATCCTGGTGGAGACGGTTTTCGCCTGGCCGGGCACCGGCTTTTTGCTCAATACAGCGATCTTCCAGCGCGATATCCCGCTATTGCAGGGAACGATCCTGGTGCTGTGCATGTTTTTCGTGGCGCTCAACCTGATCGTCGATATTCTGCAACCGCTGCTCGACCCCCGCATGGGCCGGGGCTGA
- a CDS encoding ABC transporter substrate-binding protein: MQPLSKKFARCLIALPFALTLHASLHAETVARYGISMADIPLTTGQPDRGAGAYQFTGHTLYDPLVAWEANIGNRPGKLIPGLATAWNVDPKDNKKWRFSLRKGVKFHDGSDLTADAVVWNLDKVLDDKSPQFDAKQSAQVRPRIPSIASYRKVDDSTVEIVTKDVDALFPYQLPWFLISSPTQWDKLGRDWNKFASQPSGTGPFKLDKLVPRERADLVKNAGYWDKTRMAKTDRIVLVPIPDALTRANALMNGQVDIIETPPPDVLPQLQRSGYKLVKNVTPHVWPYHFSTQPGSPWTDIRVRKAANLAIDRDAIVKLLNGLATPAKGQLDATSPWFGKPGFQIKYDLATAKALMAQAGYSPSKPLKAKIIIAQGGTGQMLSLPMNEFIQQSLAEVGIQLEFEVVELENLYLHWRSGAKADMNAGKGITGINLGYVTADPFYALTRFAYGRYQAPNGVNWGGYANPKVDAAIDKIRVSFDTKVQDGLLASVHQAMVDDALMLWVVHDVNPHALSPKVKEFVQAQHWFQDLTTIRM, encoded by the coding sequence ATGCAACCCCTAAGCAAGAAATTCGCTCGCTGTCTGATCGCACTACCGTTTGCCCTCACTTTGCATGCAAGTCTGCACGCCGAGACTGTTGCCCGTTATGGCATTTCCATGGCGGATATTCCGCTGACGACCGGGCAGCCGGACCGTGGTGCCGGCGCTTATCAATTCACCGGACACACCCTCTATGATCCGCTGGTCGCCTGGGAAGCCAATATCGGCAACCGTCCCGGCAAGCTGATTCCCGGCCTGGCGACGGCATGGAATGTCGATCCCAAGGACAACAAGAAATGGCGATTTTCTCTCCGCAAGGGCGTGAAGTTCCATGACGGGTCTGACCTGACGGCCGATGCCGTGGTGTGGAACCTTGACAAGGTGTTGGACGACAAGTCGCCGCAGTTCGATGCGAAGCAAAGCGCCCAGGTGCGTCCGCGCATTCCCTCCATTGCGTCCTACCGCAAGGTGGACGACAGCACGGTGGAAATCGTTACCAAGGATGTCGACGCCCTGTTTCCCTATCAATTGCCGTGGTTCCTGATTTCCAGCCCGACCCAGTGGGACAAGCTCGGCCGCGACTGGAACAAGTTTGCTTCCCAGCCTTCCGGCACAGGTCCTTTCAAGCTGGACAAGCTGGTGCCGCGCGAGCGCGCCGACCTGGTGAAGAATGCCGGCTACTGGGACAAGACCCGCATGGCCAAGACCGACCGCATCGTGCTGGTGCCGATTCCCGATGCATTGACGCGCGCGAATGCCCTGATGAACGGCCAGGTCGACATCATCGAGACGCCGCCGCCGGATGTGCTGCCGCAGTTGCAGCGCTCGGGATACAAGCTGGTCAAGAATGTCACGCCGCACGTCTGGCCTTATCACTTCAGTACCCAGCCGGGCTCGCCCTGGACCGATATCCGCGTGCGCAAGGCAGCCAACCTGGCCATCGATCGCGATGCCATCGTCAAACTGCTCAATGGCCTGGCGACACCGGCCAAGGGCCAGCTGGACGCTACCAGTCCCTGGTTCGGCAAGCCTGGCTTCCAGATCAAATACGACCTGGCAACCGCCAAGGCGCTGATGGCCCAGGCCGGCTACAGCCCGAGCAAGCCGCTCAAGGCCAAGATCATCATCGCCCAGGGCGGCACCGGACAAATGCTGTCGCTGCCGATGAATGAATTCATCCAGCAAAGCCTGGCAGAAGTCGGCATCCAGCTGGAATTCGAAGTCGTCGAACTGGAAAATCTCTATCTGCACTGGAGGAGCGGCGCCAAGGCTGACATGAATGCAGGCAAGGGCATCACCGGCATCAACCTGGGCTATGTGACGGCCGATCCGTTCTACGCGCTCACCCGCTTTGCCTACGGCCGGTACCAGGCGCCGAATGGCGTGAACTGGGGTGGATACGCCAACCCGAAGGTCGATGCCGCCATCGACAAGATCCGCGTCAGCTTCGACACCAAGGTCCAGGACGGCTTGCTGGCCAGCGTGCACCAGGCCATGGTCGACGATGCGCTGATGCTGTGGGTGGTGCATGACGTCAATCCCCACGCCCTTTCCCCCAAGGTCAAGGAGTTCGTGCAGGCGCAGCACTGGTTCCAGGATCTCACCACGATCCGCATGTGA
- a CDS encoding glutathione S-transferase family protein, which produces MIYELYYWPGIQGRGEFVRLVLEEAGADYVDVARQDGGTAAMMRLLEPGASGRFSFAPPFLKAGDLLIGQTANILLFLGTALGLAPKAEAGRLWTHQLQLTVADLVTEVHDTHHPLSVNLYYEEQKKAAKIRAADFTAVRLPKYLDYFEQVLAHNPRGSRFMVGARLSYADLSMFQVVEGMRYAFPHAMAKRESGWPLLVDLHDRVAQRPRIAAYLASARRLPFSEEGIFRHYPELQP; this is translated from the coding sequence ATGATTTACGAACTGTATTATTGGCCGGGGATCCAGGGGCGCGGTGAATTCGTGCGCCTGGTGCTGGAAGAGGCTGGCGCCGATTATGTCGACGTGGCGCGCCAGGATGGCGGGACGGCGGCCATGATGCGGCTGCTGGAGCCCGGCGCGTCGGGCCGGTTTTCGTTTGCGCCGCCATTCCTGAAGGCAGGCGACCTGCTGATCGGCCAGACCGCCAACATCCTGCTGTTTCTCGGCACTGCGCTCGGCCTGGCGCCGAAAGCCGAGGCAGGGCGGCTGTGGACGCACCAGTTGCAGCTGACCGTCGCCGACCTCGTCACGGAAGTGCACGACACCCATCATCCGCTGTCGGTCAACCTGTATTACGAAGAGCAGAAGAAGGCGGCGAAAATCCGTGCAGCCGATTTCACCGCAGTCCGGCTGCCCAAGTACCTGGATTACTTCGAGCAGGTGCTGGCACATAATCCGCGCGGCAGCCGCTTCATGGTCGGCGCCCGGCTGTCGTATGCCGACCTGTCGATGTTCCAGGTGGTCGAGGGCATGCGCTACGCTTTTCCGCATGCGATGGCAAAAAGGGAGTCGGGATGGCCGTTGCTGGTCGATCTGCACGATCGCGTGGCGCAGCGTCCGCGCATCGCGGCCTACCTGGCGTCGGCGCGGCGCCTGCCATTTTCAGAAGAGGGAATATTCCGCCACTACCCGGAACTGCAGCCCTAG
- the egtB gene encoding ergothioneine biosynthesis protein EgtB, producing MNTHAEAHFLQGVEALSQHYFSVRARSMMLCEPLSEEDCCAQSMADASPVKWHLAHTTWFFETFILERFERNFHPFQPQFRVLFNSYYNDVGARYPRSQRGLLTRPPLSAVFDYRRNVDARMLALLSDASAAKDMLPLVELGLHHEQQHQELMLTDVKHLLAQNPLKPAYASQPGPEARQTLPLDWLAYEADVVEIGHAGNGFCFDNELPRHRQFVEPFQLASRLVSNGEYLAFVIGGGYATPALWLSEGWDWVQASRLSAPLYWHAPGENAERPAQDGWQEFTLHGLLPLELHAPVSHLSYFEADAYARWAGARLPTETEWEVAASGRHELAHEAMHPQAARQEGLAQMFGACWQWTASSYAPYPGYAPSAGALGEYNGKFMVNQYVLRGSSCATPAGHARATYRNFFPATARWQFSGIRLARS from the coding sequence ATGAACACGCACGCCGAGGCGCATTTCCTGCAAGGGGTCGAAGCCCTGTCGCAGCATTACTTCAGCGTGCGGGCGCGCTCGATGATGCTGTGCGAGCCGCTCTCGGAAGAGGATTGCTGCGCGCAGTCGATGGCGGACGCCAGTCCTGTCAAATGGCACCTGGCGCATACCACCTGGTTTTTCGAGACCTTCATCCTGGAGCGCTTCGAGCGGAACTTCCACCCGTTCCAGCCGCAATTTCGCGTGCTGTTCAATTCCTATTATAACGACGTCGGCGCCCGCTATCCGCGTTCGCAGCGTGGCCTGCTGACGCGTCCGCCCTTGTCGGCGGTATTCGACTATCGCCGCAATGTCGACGCCCGCATGCTGGCATTGCTGTCCGACGCGAGTGCGGCGAAGGACATGCTGCCACTGGTGGAACTGGGCCTGCACCACGAGCAGCAGCACCAGGAACTGATGCTCACCGACGTCAAGCACCTGCTGGCGCAAAACCCGCTGAAGCCGGCTTACGCCAGCCAGCCTGGGCCTGAAGCACGCCAGACCTTGCCGCTGGACTGGCTGGCCTACGAAGCCGATGTCGTCGAGATCGGCCATGCCGGCAACGGCTTTTGCTTCGATAATGAACTGCCGCGTCATCGCCAGTTCGTCGAGCCTTTCCAGCTGGCGTCGCGGCTGGTCAGCAATGGCGAATACCTGGCTTTCGTGATTGGCGGCGGCTATGCCACGCCGGCCTTGTGGTTGTCGGAAGGCTGGGATTGGGTGCAGGCGAGCCGCTTGTCGGCGCCACTGTACTGGCATGCGCCCGGGGAGAACGCGGAGCGGCCGGCGCAGGATGGCTGGCAGGAGTTCACCCTGCATGGCTTGCTGCCGCTGGAATTGCACGCGCCGGTCAGTCACCTTTCCTATTTCGAGGCCGATGCCTATGCGCGCTGGGCGGGAGCGCGGCTGCCGACGGAAACCGAGTGGGAAGTCGCCGCCAGCGGTCGCCACGAACTGGCGCACGAAGCCATGCATCCGCAGGCGGCGCGCCAGGAAGGATTGGCGCAGATGTTCGGCGCCTGCTGGCAATGGACTGCCAGCAGCTACGCGCCGTATCCCGGCTATGCGCCGTCCGCCGGGGCGCTCGGCGAATACAACGGCAAATTCATGGTCAACCAGTACGTGCTGCGCGGCTCATCCTGCGCCACCCCGGCCGGCCATGCCCGCGCGACTTACCGCAATTTCTTTCCCGCCACAGCACGCTGGCAGTTTTCCGGCATCCGCCTGGCGCGTTCATGA
- the egtD gene encoding L-histidine N(alpha)-methyltransferase — MSRPAEHLPDGFIQAFHRDDTAIRAELVAGLLATNATVAPKFLYDPLGSKLFEAICELPEYYPTRTETEIFARHLPAMAAAIGTGVTLIDLGAGNCAKAARLFDALAPRQYVPVDISVDFLREAVAQLKQRHPQLAVTSIGLDFSSALDLPEAVGRTRRLIFYPGSSIGNDAPDQALAFLRRVRAACSDGAEKGAGGGLLIGVDLVKDKRLLDAAYDDALGVTAAFNLNLLQHLNVLLGADFDVRDWRHLGYFNPDASRVEMHLEARRDVSVGWPGARRRFAEGERIHTENSYKYTREGFLQLLEEAGFVQPRAWTDARGWFMVCHARAPH; from the coding sequence ATGTCGAGACCCGCTGAACATTTGCCGGACGGATTCATCCAGGCTTTTCATCGGGATGACACCGCCATTCGCGCCGAGCTGGTGGCGGGCTTGCTTGCCACGAATGCGACCGTTGCGCCCAAATTCCTCTACGACCCGCTCGGATCAAAACTGTTCGAGGCGATTTGCGAATTGCCGGAATATTACCCGACCCGCACTGAAACGGAAATTTTTGCGCGGCACCTGCCCGCCATGGCCGCGGCCATCGGCACCGGCGTGACCCTGATCGATCTCGGCGCCGGCAACTGCGCCAAGGCCGCCAGGCTGTTCGATGCGCTGGCGCCGCGCCAGTATGTACCGGTAGATATCTCGGTCGATTTTCTGCGCGAGGCGGTGGCGCAGCTCAAGCAGCGCCATCCACAACTTGCCGTCACCAGCATCGGCCTGGATTTTTCCAGCGCGCTGGACTTGCCCGAAGCGGTCGGCCGCACGCGGCGCCTGATCTTTTACCCCGGCTCCTCGATCGGCAACGATGCGCCCGACCAGGCACTGGCCTTCCTGCGCCGCGTTCGCGCAGCCTGCAGCGATGGGGCGGAAAAGGGCGCGGGCGGCGGCTTGCTGATCGGCGTCGACCTGGTCAAGGACAAGCGGCTGCTGGATGCCGCCTACGACGATGCCCTGGGCGTGACCGCCGCCTTCAACCTGAACCTGTTGCAGCACCTGAATGTCTTGCTCGGCGCTGACTTCGATGTGCGCGACTGGCGCCATCTCGGCTATTTCAATCCGGATGCCAGCCGCGTCGAAATGCATCTGGAGGCGCGCCGCGACGTCAGCGTGGGCTGGCCGGGCGCGCGCCGCCGCTTCGCCGAAGGCGAACGCATCCATACCGAGAATAGTTACAAGTACACGCGCGAGGGCTTCCTGCAACTTCTGGAAGAGGCCGGCTTCGTCCAGCCGCGCGCCTGGACCGACGCGCGCGGCTGGTTCATGGTGTGCCATGCGCGCGCGCCGCATTGA